One SAR202 cluster bacterium DNA window includes the following coding sequences:
- the sufC gene encoding Fe-S cluster assembly ATPase SufC, with amino-acid sequence MLEVKDLHVSVNGQPILKGLTLSLKPGETHAIMGPNGSGKSTLAYVLAGKPGYEVSLGQVLFEGRDLLQMTPEDRARAGVFLSFQHPIEVPGVRLDQFIRAGYNAIRKTHGHEELDPLKFDRLLRQKAKIVDLDPAMAKRSVNQGFSGGEKKRNEILQMAILEPKLSILDEPDSGLDVDALRIVAEGINQLKGPDKSILLVTHYQRILGYVVPDRVHVLVGGRIVQSGDRDLASEVESQGYEKFEALAPKGR; translated from the coding sequence ATGCTTGAAGTCAAAGACCTGCACGTCTCAGTGAATGGTCAGCCTATTCTAAAAGGCTTGACCTTGAGCCTAAAACCAGGCGAGACCCATGCCATTATGGGACCTAATGGCTCCGGCAAAAGTACTCTTGCTTATGTGCTGGCGGGCAAGCCGGGCTACGAAGTCAGTCTGGGTCAGGTGCTTTTCGAGGGCCGGGACCTGCTGCAGATGACACCGGAAGACCGGGCTAGGGCCGGCGTTTTCCTGTCCTTCCAGCACCCCATAGAAGTCCCCGGCGTACGCCTAGACCAGTTTATTCGCGCTGGATACAACGCTATTCGCAAGACTCACGGGCACGAGGAACTGGACCCTTTAAAGTTTGATCGCTTGCTGAGGCAAAAGGCCAAGATTGTAGACTTAGACCCCGCCATGGCCAAGCGGTCGGTAAACCAGGGTTTTTCAGGCGGCGAGAAAAAGCGCAACGAGATTCTCCAAATGGCTATCCTGGAGCCGAAGTTGTCGATTCTGGACGAGCCTGATTCCGGGCTGGACGTAGACGCGTTGAGGATAGTGGCTGAGGGGATAAACCAGCTCAAAGGACCGGATAAGTCCATTCTGCTGGTCACTCACTATCAGCGCATCCTTGGCTATGTGGTCCCCGATAGGGTGCATGTGCTGGTCGGAGGACGAATTGTGCAGTCCGGAGACCGCGACCTGGCATCGGAAGTCGAGTCCCAGGGGTATGAGAAGTTTGAAGCCCTAGCGCCCAAAGGTCGCTGA
- the sufB gene encoding Fe-S cluster assembly protein SufB, translating into MTTANQQVKTLAEQGYKYGFVTPIESETAPKGLSEDIVRWISAKKNEPEFMLDWRLKAYRHWKSLHERDQLPRWANVRFPAINYQDIIYYAAPKSKKKYNSLEEVDPELLRTYEKLGIPLDEQKRLVGVAVDAIFDSVSVATTFREELEKHGIIFCSFSEAVQNHPELVKKYLGSVVPYSDNYFAALNSAVFSDGSFCYVPKGVRCPLELTTYFRINTAETGQFERTLIIAEEGSYVSYLEGCSAPMRDVNQLHAAVVELVALGRAEIKYSTIQNWYPGDEKGVGGIYNFVTKRGKCAGRDSKISWTQVETGSAITWKYPSVILQGDNSVGEFYSVALTKGYQQADTGTKMIHIGKNSRSKIISKGISAGHGQNTYRGLVRVMPKADNAWNFTQCDSLLIGDKCGAHTTPYVEVRNNTAHLEHEAFTSKVDEDMLFYCQQRGLSPEQAHSLIINGFCKEVFQKLPFEFAVEATRLLELNLEGTVG; encoded by the coding sequence GTGACCACAGCTAACCAGCAGGTAAAGACTTTAGCGGAACAGGGCTACAAATACGGCTTCGTGACCCCTATTGAGTCGGAAACAGCCCCTAAGGGCCTTAGTGAGGACATAGTACGGTGGATTTCGGCTAAGAAGAACGAGCCTGAGTTCATGCTTGACTGGCGTCTAAAGGCCTACCGGCATTGGAAGAGCCTGCATGAGCGTGATCAATTGCCTCGATGGGCCAATGTAAGATTTCCGGCCATCAACTACCAGGACATCATATATTACGCAGCCCCCAAGTCTAAGAAGAAGTACAACAGCCTGGAAGAAGTAGACCCCGAACTCCTTCGCACTTATGAGAAACTGGGCATACCGTTGGACGAACAGAAGCGATTAGTCGGTGTAGCAGTGGACGCTATCTTCGACAGCGTGTCAGTGGCCACCACATTCAGGGAAGAACTGGAGAAACACGGGATTATATTCTGTTCCTTCTCGGAGGCCGTGCAGAACCATCCGGAGCTAGTCAAGAAATATCTGGGGTCTGTGGTGCCATACTCAGATAACTATTTCGCCGCGTTGAACTCCGCGGTCTTTTCCGACGGCTCCTTCTGTTATGTACCCAAGGGCGTGAGGTGTCCCCTGGAACTCACTACGTACTTCCGTATCAACACCGCCGAAACCGGCCAATTTGAGCGAACGCTGATAATCGCCGAAGAGGGCAGCTATGTAAGCTACCTGGAGGGGTGCAGCGCTCCTATGCGAGACGTGAACCAGCTTCACGCCGCCGTCGTAGAACTGGTGGCTTTGGGCAGGGCTGAAATCAAGTATTCGACCATCCAGAACTGGTATCCAGGCGATGAGAAGGGTGTCGGCGGCATTTATAACTTCGTGACTAAGCGAGGCAAGTGCGCAGGCCGCGACTCCAAGATCTCCTGGACTCAGGTGGAGACCGGCTCTGCTATCACATGGAAGTATCCCAGCGTCATCCTGCAGGGCGATAACTCCGTCGGAGAGTTTTATTCGGTCGCTCTGACTAAAGGCTACCAGCAGGCGGACACAGGCACCAAGATGATCCATATCGGCAAGAACTCGCGCAGCAAGATCATCTCCAAGGGTATTTCCGCAGGCCACGGCCAGAACACCTATCGAGGACTCGTACGAGTGATGCCTAAAGCCGACAACGCCTGGAACTTCACCCAGTGCGACTCCCTTCTAATCGGCGACAAGTGCGGCGCGCATACGACCCCTTACGTCGAAGTGAGGAACAACACCGCTCACCTGGAGCACGAAGCCTTTACGTCCAAAGTGGACGAGGACATGCTTTTCTATTGCCAGCAGCGGGGTCTAAGCCCGGAGCAGGCCCACTCGCTCATAATCAACGGCTTTTGCAAAGAGGTCTTCCAGAAGCTGCCTTTCGAGTTCGCAGTGGAGGCGACCAGGCTTTTGGAACTAAATCTGGAAGGCACGGTAGGTTAA
- the sufD gene encoding Fe-S cluster assembly protein SufD: protein MIRPQAPEKSAYHSAFDAMERNGQSKTPPWLRDIKRQAMDRFSELGFPVARRDNEEWKYTDVAPIAHTQFNIPTSTPSLTSSEIEAFTLGEGRWRTLVFVDGFYSKKLSSVVNVPSGVIVSDLAEALGTQNDLLREHLTRHAGYEHQAFTSINTALVNHGALVYVHENLSLPHPIHCLFINSGRQPDSLSNPRVLVVTGKDSKAMVIESHVGLYGGRYFSNAVSEVVVGAGSSVQHYRLQRHSLGAYHVGTTQVELGENASFHSVTLDLGGALVRNNLNVVIASEGSSCTLNGVYIASGTQHIDNQVIIDHAKPHTTSRELYKGVLGGKSRAVFHGSIIVRPGAQKVDARQEDKNLLLSPQAEAFTKPAFWIYADDVKCGHGAASGQLDKDALFYLQSRGLSQDVARHLLIQGFIGEVIDSIAHDEFKKSASEMVTERLMVELMESKVTELRQ, encoded by the coding sequence ATGATTCGACCTCAAGCGCCGGAGAAATCCGCTTATCATTCAGCCTTCGATGCCATGGAACGCAACGGCCAGAGTAAGACCCCGCCATGGCTTCGCGATATCAAGCGGCAAGCCATGGACCGCTTTAGCGAGCTAGGTTTTCCTGTGGCGCGCCGGGACAACGAAGAGTGGAAGTACACGGATGTTGCTCCCATAGCCCATACTCAATTTAATATACCAACCTCCACACCTTCTCTCACGTCATCGGAAATTGAAGCGTTCACGTTGGGAGAAGGCAGATGGCGCACTCTGGTATTCGTGGACGGCTTTTACTCCAAAAAGCTATCTTCAGTTGTTAATGTGCCTTCAGGGGTTATTGTCAGTGATCTGGCAGAAGCCTTAGGAACACAAAACGATCTTCTAAGGGAACACCTAACGCGCCACGCGGGGTATGAACACCAGGCGTTTACTTCGATTAATACGGCATTAGTTAACCACGGCGCTCTAGTATATGTCCATGAGAATCTGTCACTGCCGCATCCCATTCATTGCCTTTTCATAAACTCGGGCCGCCAGCCTGACAGTCTGTCTAATCCGAGAGTCCTGGTGGTGACGGGGAAGGACAGCAAGGCAATGGTTATTGAAAGCCACGTTGGTTTGTATGGAGGCCGCTACTTTTCAAACGCAGTTTCAGAAGTCGTGGTGGGGGCCGGGTCGTCAGTGCAGCACTACCGGCTGCAACGCCACAGCCTAGGCGCGTATCACGTAGGAACGACACAAGTGGAACTTGGCGAGAACGCCAGCTTCCATTCGGTAACCCTTGACTTGGGCGGCGCGTTGGTGAGGAATAACCTGAATGTGGTTATAGCGTCCGAAGGCAGCTCCTGCACCCTGAACGGCGTTTACATCGCCAGCGGGACTCAGCATATCGACAATCAGGTCATCATAGACCACGCCAAACCCCATACCACTAGCCGTGAATTGTACAAGGGTGTGTTAGGGGGCAAGTCGCGGGCGGTGTTTCATGGCAGCATCATCGTGCGGCCTGGCGCTCAGAAAGTGGACGCGCGACAAGAGGACAAGAACCTGCTCCTTTCGCCGCAGGCCGAGGCCTTCACCAAGCCGGCCTTCTGGATCTACGCCGACGATGTGAAGTGCGGGCACGGCGCCGCCAGCGGCCAGTTGGACAAGGATGCCCTTTTCTATCTTCAAAGCCGCGGGTTGTCGCAGGACGTGGCGCGGCACCTCTTGATTCAGGGATTCATTGGCGAAGTCATAGATTCTATAGCCCATGACGAGTTCAAAAAATCCGCAAGCGAGATGGTGACTGAGCGGCTCATGGTTGAACTTATGGAATCTAAGGTTACTGAGCTGCGGCAATAG
- a CDS encoding SUF system NifU family Fe-S cluster assembly protein — MVSQESAFPAELDEIYQEVILDHYRNPRNKGKLPQADLSSRGFNPFCGDEVVLEMKLSPEGRVETSRFTGQGCSISQASASMLTQLVKRKSLDQAHELSELFRSVMQGHALTGEEAEQVGELEALQGVRKFPIRIKCALLAWATLDDAIKEYKAKR; from the coding sequence ATGGTTTCACAAGAGTCGGCATTCCCGGCAGAGTTGGACGAGATATACCAGGAAGTCATCCTGGACCACTATCGCAATCCGAGGAACAAGGGCAAGCTGCCACAGGCGGACCTGTCCTCGCGAGGGTTCAATCCCTTCTGCGGTGACGAGGTGGTCTTGGAGATGAAACTCAGTCCCGAAGGAAGGGTTGAAACCAGCCGGTTCACCGGCCAGGGTTGCTCTATCAGCCAAGCCTCAGCATCTATGCTGACCCAACTAGTGAAGCGAAAGTCCCTGGACCAAGCCCATGAACTCTCCGAGCTTTTCAGAAGTGTAATGCAAGGCCATGCTTTGACTGGTGAAGAGGCGGAGCAGGTGGGCGAACTGGAGGCATTGCAGGGCGTACGCAAGTTCCCGATTCGCATCAAGTGCGCGCTGCTGGCCTGGGCCACTCTGGATGACGCCATTAAGGAATACAAAGCAAAGCGCTAG
- a CDS encoding cysteine desulfurase, which translates to MDVKKIRQDFPILSRKVYGKPLIYLDNAATSQKPKQVIQALAEVYEKYNSNVHRGVHALSMEATEKYEGAREKIARFIGAPTECMVLVRGTTEGINLVANTWAMSNVKEGDEILLTEMEHHSNLVPWQRVAQAKGAKLRFLQVTEEGTLDLSRLDSVLTKRTKLVAMNHMSNVLGTINPVKEIARKAHAVGALMLVDAAQSVPHLPTDVKDLDCDFLAFSSHKMLGPTGTGGLYVKKAVLETMEPWLRGGDMVREVTLESATWNDLPVRFEAGTPNFADTIALGTAVDYLQSLGMNNVREHEISITRYALGAMKELSEDFHFFGSPDLSKRGGIVSFHSPDLHPHDLGTILDREGIAVRAGHHCAMPLVRGRLGVPATARASFYIYNTEEEVDALAAAMKKALKYFAKAPSGKPRA; encoded by the coding sequence CTGGACGTTAAAAAGATTAGACAAGACTTTCCAATTCTATCCCGCAAGGTCTATGGGAAACCTCTGATATACCTGGACAACGCAGCTACTTCCCAGAAGCCAAAACAGGTGATTCAAGCGCTGGCGGAGGTATACGAAAAGTACAACTCCAATGTGCATCGGGGCGTCCACGCGCTGAGCATGGAAGCCACCGAAAAATATGAGGGCGCGCGAGAGAAGATAGCGCGTTTTATCGGCGCGCCGACGGAATGCATGGTGCTGGTGCGCGGCACTACGGAAGGCATCAACCTTGTAGCCAACACCTGGGCTATGTCCAACGTTAAGGAAGGCGACGAGATACTTCTGACCGAGATGGAGCATCATAGCAACCTGGTGCCCTGGCAGCGTGTAGCCCAGGCTAAAGGAGCAAAGTTACGGTTTCTGCAGGTCACCGAGGAAGGCACGTTAGACCTTTCTAGATTAGACTCAGTACTGACCAAACGCACCAAGCTGGTAGCCATGAATCATATGTCCAACGTGCTGGGCACTATCAACCCCGTCAAGGAGATAGCCCGCAAGGCTCACGCTGTGGGGGCGCTGATGCTGGTGGACGCCGCCCAGAGCGTGCCCCACCTGCCTACCGACGTGAAGGACTTGGACTGCGACTTCCTGGCTTTTTCCAGCCACAAGATGCTAGGGCCTACCGGCACTGGCGGCCTATATGTAAAGAAAGCTGTGCTTGAGACCATGGAGCCGTGGCTGCGGGGCGGCGACATGGTGCGGGAGGTGACCCTGGAGTCAGCCACATGGAATGACTTGCCGGTAAGATTCGAGGCTGGCACGCCAAACTTCGCCGATACTATTGCGTTGGGAACAGCAGTGGACTATTTGCAGTCCCTGGGCATGAACAATGTGCGAGAGCATGAAATATCGATAACTCGGTACGCTTTGGGCGCCATGAAGGAACTCAGCGAAGACTTTCACTTCTTCGGCTCGCCGGACCTGTCCAAACGAGGCGGCATCGTGTCCTTCCACTCGCCGGACCTGCATCCTCACGACCTGGGCACGATACTAGACAGGGAAGGCATTGCGGTTAGGGCCGGGCATCACTGCGCTATGCCGCTGGTGCGGGGCAGGCTGGGAGTTCCCGCAACGGCCAGGGCCAGCTTCTACATCTACAACACCGAAGAAGAGGTGGACGCCCTGGCGGCGGCGATGAAGAAGGCGCTCAAGTATTTCGCCAAGGCGCCATCGGGCAAACCCCGCGCTTAA
- a CDS encoding class II aldolase/adducin family protein, which produces MRGFRTASLPNSRWVKEREALCQSCHRLAKAGLVLGSSGNVSMRLRQSNKYTVLITPMGAELETVSNDDLVIIDENGEPVEEERPPSSESALHLEVYRRRPEINAVVHTHPVFATAASIAIEELPPIIDEVIIKIGGGIRRAEYAFPGTEELAQRASEALENRMAAMLAHHGLLSVGLDLKEALEVTFLAERLAQIFLYTSILGRSRALPEQAARIEEELFRMKMMEARAKGGLDGNSP; this is translated from the coding sequence ATCAGAGGATTCAGGACAGCTAGCTTGCCTAATAGTAGATGGGTTAAAGAACGCGAAGCCCTTTGTCAGTCTTGCCACAGATTGGCCAAAGCCGGGCTTGTTTTAGGAAGCAGCGGCAACGTTAGCATGAGACTGCGACAGTCCAACAAGTACACGGTTCTCATAACGCCCATGGGCGCCGAGCTTGAGACTGTATCAAATGATGACCTGGTGATTATCGACGAGAACGGGGAGCCGGTGGAGGAGGAGCGTCCGCCATCTTCAGAGTCTGCGTTACATCTGGAAGTATACAGGCGGCGCCCTGAGATAAACGCCGTAGTCCACACCCACCCTGTATTCGCGACAGCGGCATCGATAGCCATAGAAGAGCTGCCCCCGATTATCGACGAAGTGATCATAAAGATTGGAGGTGGAATACGAAGGGCCGAGTATGCTTTTCCTGGCACAGAAGAGCTAGCACAGCGGGCTAGCGAGGCTCTGGAGAATCGAATGGCGGCAATGCTGGCACACCACGGGCTCCTGTCTGTGGGGTTGGACTTGAAGGAAGCGCTGGAAGTAACCTTCTTGGCTGAGCGCCTGGCTCAAATATTCCTATATACTTCTATCCTAGGCCGGAGCAGAGCGTTACCGGAACAAGCAGCAAGGATAGAAGAGGAGCTTTTTCGTATGAAAATGATGGAGGCCAGAGCTAAGGGAGGCCTTGATGGTAACAGTCCCTAG
- a CDS encoding NAD-dependent epimerase/dehydratase family protein yields the protein MPEAAPQPPVLVTGAAGFIGSLLAQRLLENGRQVIGLDIRKPAERPPNLTFHEMDLSRPLNPELLAARPIKTVVHLAFQMREGRSGGEAEKIRLANLECLHNVMEASVTAGANEFIYLSSHTVYGARRENPVPITEDYKSKPLVGFQYSMTKALSEQALWDFHRQHPELNITILRCCMVMGPGEGYVARALNKPLLLMVSGYNPPIQFIHGQDLARLLAWFCDNPVPGVFNVAGNGALPYSDVARILGKKAVTLPSFLAYPLVQAAWRLGLQKEASRGGLDLVRYPIVLSTDKLLKNTGFQCQYASEGALRAYVESRSR from the coding sequence ATGCCTGAGGCTGCACCCCAACCGCCTGTTCTTGTTACGGGCGCCGCCGGGTTTATTGGTTCCTTGCTGGCGCAGAGGCTGTTAGAAAACGGCCGGCAGGTCATTGGCCTGGACATCAGGAAACCAGCAGAGCGCCCACCCAACCTCACATTCCATGAAATGGATTTGAGCCGTCCATTGAACCCTGAATTATTGGCCGCTCGACCCATAAAAACAGTGGTGCATCTAGCCTTCCAGATGCGCGAAGGCCGAAGCGGTGGTGAAGCGGAGAAAATACGTTTGGCGAATCTGGAGTGCCTTCACAATGTTATGGAGGCCAGCGTTACCGCCGGCGCTAATGAATTTATCTATCTAAGCAGTCACACAGTCTACGGAGCTAGGCGCGAGAACCCGGTGCCAATCACGGAAGATTACAAATCGAAGCCGTTGGTTGGCTTTCAATACTCGATGACCAAAGCTCTGAGCGAGCAAGCCCTCTGGGACTTCCATCGGCAGCATCCAGAGTTGAACATCACAATTCTTCGCTGCTGCATGGTGATGGGTCCAGGAGAGGGTTACGTGGCGAGAGCGCTGAACAAGCCTCTTTTACTCATGGTTTCCGGATACAACCCACCTATCCAATTCATTCACGGTCAGGACCTGGCAAGGCTGCTAGCATGGTTTTGCGACAATCCGGTGCCTGGTGTTTTCAACGTTGCAGGCAACGGCGCGCTGCCGTATAGCGACGTAGCGCGAATCCTGGGCAAGAAAGCTGTGACGCTCCCGAGCTTCCTTGCGTATCCGTTAGTACAAGCAGCATGGAGGCTGGGACTGCAGAAAGAGGCTTCCCGGGGAGGGTTAGACCTGGTCAGATACCCCATAGTTTTAAGCACAGACAAGCTTTTAAAGAACACAGGGTTCCAATGTCAATATGCTTCGGAAGGCGCTCTACGCGCTTACGTCGAGTCCCGTAGCCGCTAA